In Candidatus Moanabacter tarae, the genomic stretch ATGCGGGTAGCTCGGACCGAGCCGGCTCCATCATGATGGCTGCTATCTCTCCTTTATTCTCGTTCAATAGTTTGGAAAGGAGGTCTATATCGCCGTAGGTGAAGGGGATGATTGTCCCGGCCAGCAATTTAGGTACGCCCGTTGGTTCGATTCCAGCAAAGGGAAACTCACCGCTTTCGGGATCGACGCCGTAGTTGGCTGCTTGGTACCAGTCGTGCCAACCATGATAGCCACAGATGAGGATCTTGTCCCGACCTGTAACGCCTCGCGCAATGCGGGCTGCGACCGAACAAGCCTCCCCTCCGCCCTTAGTGTAGCGCACCATCTCAGCACTGGGAATGGTTTCATTAAGCAGCTCAGCTAGTTCGAGTTCGAGGGTACTGTTGAGAGTAAAAATGCTCCCCCGATCAATCTGCTTCTTAACGGCAGAGTCGACTACATCGTCGGCATGTCCTAAGATGATGGCTCCGACCGCGTTTATCCAATCGATGTACTCGTTTCCATCAATATCAACGAAGCGGGATCCTTTGGCTTGTTGGGCGTAAACTGGACTTACTCCTTTGGCAAATTGGCTGGGTCGGCGACTGATCAACTGGGTCCAGCCGGGAATCAGTTCGCCAGCGCGGTCGTAAAGATCGTAAGAGCGTGCGACGGTGTGCTGTTGGATTTTGCGTTTACTAGAGTGTGTCATTGTTCTTTCCAGTTAAATGTTACGCCCAACATTGATTTTTCACGTCTGTCAGCCATTTCATAGGCTTTGATCATTTCGGTGTAATGAAGGCGATGCGTGATGAGTCGTTTTGGATACAGATTGCCATCTGCCATTAGGTCTAGGATGTGCTCCGCGGTTCGATCCATGTCTCGATACTGAGCCACAATCGAAGCGTCCCTGCTGGGCTCGAAAGCGCTTGGGTAGAGGTCGCCGTCAGGACCACAGACGGCAATAAGGGAAATGCCTTTATTATAAAAGAGTTCCATTGGCAGCGGATTAAAATCGAGGGGTGGTTCACCCCTTCCTAAGAGGCTTACAATGGATACTCTTCCATTTGGTCGTACAATCTGTAATGATGTCTTAAAAGCAGGCCAGGGATTAGCTGTAAGAATGACGAGATCAATACCGCGACCTCTGGAAAATTTGGACAGCTTTTGTGATAAGCATGGGTCATCAGTAAGGAAGCCAGCATGGGCCCCCATTTGCTCAGCCATCTCCAGCCGGAGTGGGCTGTTTGCCAATGCTACGACCCGAGCTCCAAACAAGGGGCCCAAAGCGATTGCTCCCAAACCCAGGACCCCGACGCCAACCACGGCCACGTTTTCACTGGGTCGGAACTGAGCTTTATGATAGCAGTGAGCACTTAATGCATAGAGATGGGCGTAGACGGCGTTTTCAGAATCCACTCCGGGTGGTACCTTTACTAAGCTCGCAGCCTCAGAAATTACGTATTCGGATTGATGAGCTTGCCGGGTAACAATTCGATCGCCGACTTTGACGCGAGTCACTTGACTACCGATCCCACGTACTACAGCGAGGTTACTGTCACCAACCCATCTTGGGTAGTCTGGAGCGCCAGGCACTTGCTCGGCTCCTTCGTAGTTGCCCCGATCTGTTCCAATTTTGAAGGCGGATATTTCTGTCTTTGCCCAGATTTCATTGGGCTTCAAATTGTGAGTGTCCAGAGGGTGATCTTCGAGCCGAAGATCACGGGGGCCGTGGAGAATAGCAATTTTCATAATTGTTTTCTGAGAGCGTTTGTGTTCATCGGCTTAGATGCAACGTCTATCTTATAGGTAAACATATTCGACAGTGCTAAGGTTCAATGAACCGATCGACTTGGAACTGAGTTGGAACCCATGTCGGCTGTTTTGACTATACTCAGGGTAAGGGGACCGCCTTCAGGATTGGATTGTCCCGACTACACAGAATCGATAGTAAACCTAAGACCGCAAGAGGAAGCGGATAAAAAATACTAATAAAGGCGTTTACTCGCAGGACGCTCACGCTTTAAAAGGTCACTCATGATCTTCAGAGAATATGGGAATTCGATCCTCAATGTTTCCGCTTTAGCCTTTGGTGGCTGGCCTATTGCCGGAGTCGGTTGGAGTAATGTGAATGAACGCGATTCCATAGCCGCGGTTCAACAAGCTTTGGATGAGGAAATGAATTTTCTGGATACTGCTTACATGTACGGCGAGAACGGGGAGTCTGAGATTCTGTTGGGGAAAGCGATTGCTGGTCGGCGAGATGAAGCCATCGTTGCCACCAAATGCGGAGTGCATTGGGTGCGTGGAGAAATGGTTCGCGATAGTTCTCCAAAACGAATTAAATGCGAGGTGGAAGAAAGTTTACGGCGATTGAACATCGATGTTATAGATCTTTACCAGGTTCATGCGCCGGATGAAAATACCCCTATTGAGAAAACCGCAGAAATGATGGCTTTACTCCTAGAGGAGGGAAAGATTCGTGCGGTTGGAGTTAGCAACTACAGCGTTGAGCAAATGAAATCTTTTTGCAGTGTCTCCCCTCTGCATTCGTTGCAGCCGCGTTATAGTATGATCGATCGTCGGATTGAGAACGAAATTGTTCCGTATTGTAGAGAACGAAATATTGGGATTTGTGTCTACTGTCCGCTGGAGCGAGGTCTTCTTACTGATCGGATCAAGCCGGGGGAGGAATATCCTTCAGAAGACAGTCGCCATACAGATTTGGCCTTCAGGGGAAAGGAGTTCACGCGCACTAAGGCTATGAACAGAGCTTTACAAGAGATAGCTACTGAATGTGGGATTTCTACAGTCCAACTGGTTCTTAACTGGACCGTGCATCAACCCGGTATAACCGTTGCGATCGTAGGAGCTACCCGTCCCCATCAGGTCGCAGAGAATGCCAAGTCACTTACCCTCGAGTTAAGTGAAGAGCAGATGCAAAAGATCAATAAGGTCATTGAATCCAGGTAAATCGGCTACTGGGGTTTGTAAGTTTTATTTTATTGACGGTTTTGAAGTTCAAAAGCGGAGGGCATTAGTAATCTTCTGGACTTCCGTCGATTTAGTATTGGAGACTGGCTCAGTTTTGTGTCTTTACCGACGACCTAAAATTGAAAGGGTAAACAAATGATATCGGCTGACACTTTCAGTGAAACTTATAGCAGTGATGCATTGGAGAAAGGTGAACCTTTCAGTGATGCTCAGAAGGCGAAATTGGTGGAGGAATTTTATCGTGAAGGATGGATTCATCTCGAAAACATTCTAAACCCTATCGAGGTCGAGGCCTTAAAGGGGGGAATGCGTCGGAAATACAACGATGAAAGGTTGCATAGCGACGAAGAGGGCGATCATGTTCGCGGGGTAAGCTTGATGCGGATGTTTGAGTTCCATCAGTCCTTCAGGGACCTAATAGTGAAGGAACCTGTGGCGGGACTGGCAGAGGCCATTCTTGGGGAAGATTGTCACATGATGGCGATGAACGCACTCAGGAATGGTCATGGGGTTGGAATCGACAGGTGGCATGTCGATCAGGGTCCGTTTTTCCCTTGTCCGGATGAGATCCCAAGGCATGATCCGCGCCTACGTATATCCTGTTACGCGTTCAACGCGCTTTTCCCCCTCACTGACATTGACTCGATTGAGCATGGGCCAACGCAAGTTGTGCCGGGAAGTCATTATTCTGGGCGGAAGCCTCCTGTCGAAGATAACCCTAGTTTCGACGGACAGGGCCCGGTTTCAATCTATGCCAAAGCTGGAGATGTCTACCTCTTCCACAATCAGGTTTGGCATAGAGGGGCGGTGAATGAATCGCAACGGGTACGCTATATAGCAACCGTAGCCTATAGCCAACGTTTCATGGCGCAGCGATTCTACCCTTTTCTTAACTACCGTATGCCGGAGCACGTCCTCGAAGGAGCTAACGACCGGCTCTTGCGAATGTTGGGTAAGCATGAGAAAGGATCGTATGGTTGATCTGGCGGGAGAATAAAAATCACCTTCATCTTTAAACTATACGGTAGACTGAGTTTAAATCAGTAATAGACGGATTGTTGAGGTCCAGAAGCGAAATAGTCAAAAAAGGGTTAGTATATGAGCACAGAAGATTTCAGGTTTGAAGTAGTCGAAGGCTGGGGGTTTGGCCCAAAAGGGCAGGTGATGGGTGGTGTAATTCCTGGCGTGGCAGTAGATTCAAAGGGGCGCGTCTTCCTCGGCCGTCGAGAACCTTCCGCAATCCTGGTCTACAGCCGTCAGGGAGAGTATTTGGAAACATGGGGTGAGAAGGAGGTGGCGAATCCCCATCTGCTGTGGATTGATTCCCAAGACCGGGTTTACTGCGCTTCCTGTGACAACCATACTGTCCAAATCTTCAATTCAGCTGGGGACTTGGTGGAAACCGTCGGAACATTAGGCACCGCAGGCAAGCCTGGGATGCCATTCAACCGTCCTACTCGCGCCATGCGGGCGCCTTCGGGTGATCTTTTCGTCTCCGATGGGTATGGGCAATTTCGAATTCAGAGATTTGATGCCGACGGCAACTTCATTTTGGGGTGGGGTGAAGAAGGAAGTAATTTTGGGCAGTTCGCTCTTCCCCATAGCCTTTGGGTCGATCGAGAGAATCGGGTTTGGGTGATGGATCGGGAAAATGATCGAATTCAAATATTTGATGCCGATGGCAACTTCCTTGATCAATGGAAGGATGTGATCCGACCGATGGATGTCTTTATAGGGAGTGATAATATCGTCTACCTCTCTGAGGCTTGCCACCGGATTAGTATTTTCACCTTGGAGGGTAAATTACTTGCCCGCTGGGGAGAGGAAGGGGACATGCCGGGTCAATTTGCTTCCGCTCCACACGGTATTTGGGTCGATTCTTTTGGAGATCTCTACGTTTCAGAGGTGGCTGCTATTTCCGATCGAGTTCAGAAATTCAGTCGGATCTAGCCCGTTTGTTGTTCAGAATCATGGGATCGCCTTGACATGCTTGCTGCAGCTCTAGGAATGGCCAAAATCGACCATTTCTACTTGCAACCGTCGACTGCCCGCCCAGACTAGCCTGGGTTTATTAGTCGTCTCATATTGTACGGTTGGTGTCGCCAGCATAGGCTTGCTTAAAGGGTAAAACAGGAGTTAGTTCTCGGAGTCGAATTAAGGAGGAGAAGGTTATGAAAAGATTGTGGAATTCATTGGTAGTAGCGCTGCTGGCTTGGGCACCTCCTAGTATTGTGGCGAACGACGAATTGCTCAAATTACAGGAAGATGATAAGCAATGGGTGATGCCTGGAAAAGACTATGCTGGGACTCGTTACAGCAAGTTGAATCAGATTAACACTGAAAATGTTAAGAATCTGAAAGCGGCGTGGAGCTTTTCAACAGGGGTTTTGCGGGGCCACGAGGGTCAGCCGCTTGTAGTCGGAGATACGATGTACGTCCACACGCCGTTTCCGAACATCGTCTACGCCTTGGATTTAACCAGGGAAGGCGCTCCTGTGAAGTGGAAGTACATTCCTCAGCAGGAAGAGGAAGTTGTCCCGATTGCTTGCTGCGATACTGTAAACCGTGGCCTGGCTTACGCCGAGGGTAAAATCTTTCTCTCCCAACTTGATACACATGTAGTAGCTCTCGATGCTGCTAATGGAACGGAGATTTGGAAAGTCAAACAGGGCGACTACAGACAAGGCATGACTCTAACCAGTGCACCTCTAGTGATCAAGGACAAGGTTATTTCTGGCATTAGTGGTGGTGAATTCGGGGTGCGAGGGTTCGTAACCGCAAACAATATCAATACTGGCGAGCAGGTTTGGCGGATGTACAGCACTGGTCCAGCAGATGAAGTTGGTTATCCTGGATCTGTGGAAACTTGGAAGGGCGATGAATGGAAGCGTGGCGGAGGCACTACCTGGGGATGGTACACCTATGATCCCGAGTTGGATCTTCTCTTTTATGGAACAGGGAATCCGGGGAGCTGGAACCCAGATCAGCGTCCTGGGGATAATAAGTGGTCGATGACAATCTTTGCCAGGAATCCCGACACGGGTGTAGCGTCATGGGCCTACCAAAAAACGCCCCACGATGCTTGGG encodes the following:
- the moxF gene encoding Methanol dehydrogenase [cytochrome c] subunit 1; protein product: MKRLWNSLVVALLAWAPPSIVANDELLKLQEDDKQWVMPGKDYAGTRYSKLNQINTENVKNLKAAWSFSTGVLRGHEGQPLVVGDTMYVHTPFPNIVYALDLTREGAPVKWKYIPQQEEEVVPIACCDTVNRGLAYAEGKIFLSQLDTHVVALDAANGTEIWKVKQGDYRQGMTLTSAPLVIKDKVISGISGGEFGVRGFVTANNINTGEQVWRMYSTGPADEVGYPGSVETWKGDEWKRGGGTTWGWYTYDPELDLLFYGTGNPGSWNPDQRPGDNKWSMTIFARNPDTGVASWAYQKTPHDAWDYDGVNENILVDQMVGGKLRKTLVNFDRNGFAYTVDRTNGELLVAEKFGVVNWATSIDLNTGRPVEVPGKRTSSTRNTKDIFPGAMGAKDQQPAAYSPKTGLFYVPTINVGMDYEGVEVKYQAGQPYVGAIVRMFPGPGGNRGEFIAWDAKVGEKKWGIKENLAAWSGALATSTNVVFYGTMEGWFKAVHAETGEVLWKFKTPSGIIGNPITYEGPDGKQYVAILSGVGGWAGIGAAAGIGAEDPTAGLGALGAFGDVAQLSNLGGVLMVFSL
- the eltD gene encoding Erythritol/L-threitol dehydrogenase, with product MKIAILHGPRDLRLEDHPLDTHNLKPNEIWAKTEISAFKIGTDRGNYEGAEQVPGAPDYPRWVGDSNLAVVRGIGSQVTRVKVGDRIVTRQAHQSEYVISEAASLVKVPPGVDSENAVYAHLYALSAHCYHKAQFRPSENVAVVGVGVLGLGAIALGPLFGARVVALANSPLRLEMAEQMGAHAGFLTDDPCLSQKLSKFSRGRGIDLVILTANPWPAFKTSLQIVRPNGRVSIVSLLGRGEPPLDFNPLPMELFYNKGISLIAVCGPDGDLYPSAFEPSRDASIVAQYRDMDRTAEHILDLMADGNLYPKRLITHRLHYTEMIKAYEMADRREKSMLGVTFNWKEQ
- the yhdN_6 gene encoding Aldo-keto reductase YhdN; translation: MIFREYGNSILNVSALAFGGWPIAGVGWSNVNERDSIAAVQQALDEEMNFLDTAYMYGENGESEILLGKAIAGRRDEAIVATKCGVHWVRGEMVRDSSPKRIKCEVEESLRRLNIDVIDLYQVHAPDENTPIEKTAEMMALLLEEGKIRAVGVSNYSVEQMKSFCSVSPLHSLQPRYSMIDRRIENEIVPYCRERNIGICVYCPLERGLLTDRIKPGEEYPSEDSRHTDLAFRGKEFTRTKAMNRALQEIATECGISTVQLVLNWTVHQPGITVAIVGATRPHQVAENAKSLTLELSEEQMQKINKVIESR
- the kat_2 gene encoding 3-aminobutyryl-CoA aminotransferase, giving the protein MTHSSKRKIQQHTVARSYDLYDRAGELIPGWTQLISRRPSQFAKGVSPVYAQQAKGSRFVDIDGNEYIDWINAVGAIILGHADDVVDSAVKKQIDRGSIFTLNSTLELELAELLNETIPSAEMVRYTKGGGEACSVAARIARGVTGRDKILICGYHGWHDWYQAANYGVDPESGEFPFAGIEPTGVPKLLAGTIIPFTYGDIDLLSKLLNENKGEIAAIMMEPARSELPASGYLEAVQKLAHSHGAILIFDEVSCGWRLSVGGVQVTVGLTPDMTVVAKAMSNGYPMGAVVGSREVMEPSGQMFISSSYWSDNTGLAASLATIRELKRRDSENRFREIGEGLRSALNNAIEQAGLHGACKGLHTNPAIELNLPEEIDKRKVSTLFIQEMARRGVYCSMGFKATLAHNQEDIDQTASAAVESFGIIKTGLDNGTLDELLLADLKTEPFRRLVR